The Thermodesulfovibrionales bacterium DNA window CACATCACCTAGGAGTAGTATATCGTGTCTCCATGATCGACGTCTATTCTGTTTCTTTGCTCCTTCGCCTCCTCTCAGCAGATTATGCGTTGCAAGATCACAAGAGAATAGCATATAATGATACTACAAGAGAGAGGTGCATGTCATGCGTGCAACACTGAGCGTACCGGATGACCTTGTCAAGGCGGTGCAGAAGCTGTCGGGAGAAAAGTCAAAGAGCAGGGCGATCATCGTCGCCATGGAGGAATACGTAAGGCAGAAGAAATCACGAGATCTTCTTGCTCTTAAAGGCAGGGTTTCTCTTGCTTTCGATTGGGAAG harbors:
- a CDS encoding type II toxin-antitoxin system VapB family antitoxin — encoded protein: MRATLSVPDDLVKAVQKLSGEKSKSRAIIVAMEEYVRQKKSRDLLALKGRVSLAFDWEADEEKELKTQRKREMLLEKRRV